The following proteins come from a genomic window of Rutidosis leptorrhynchoides isolate AG116_Rl617_1_P2 chromosome 10, CSIRO_AGI_Rlap_v1, whole genome shotgun sequence:
- the LOC139872657 gene encoding rho GTPase-activating protein 2-like isoform X1 — protein MTEMVVVARGAGCGGAGVCGGCGSAGATKIGSSNEEETQLSLLQLILAALKKTMAACSVDDQIQESKNFKKMEIGWPTDVQHLTHVTFDRFHGFLGLPVEFQVEIPNRVPSASVSVFGVSAESMQCSYDSRGNSVPTILLLMQKRLYDQGGLKAEGIFRINPENSHEEHVRDQLNRGMVPEDIEVHCLAGLIKAWFRELPCGVLDGLSPDEVLECNTEEERVKLVKQLGPTETALLNWAIDLMSDVAEQEESNKMNARNIAMVFAPNMTQMSDPLTALMHAVQVMNLLKSLITKTLREREEKTTLTGDLSPTWGPLTDDNFSRHEEMQTSCELRRQVSSEDEEVDEHQQCSDVESLSKMEESYLEQIKENKKAKDGFKKELEDLVTEHISPNNRFNSNL, from the exons ATGACAGAAATGGTGGTTGTAGCAAGAGGAGCTGGTTGCGGCGGCGCCGGTGTATGTGGCGGCTGTGGCTCCGCCGGTGCAACAAAAATAGGTTCTTCAAATGAAGAGGAAACTCAGTTATCTTTATTGCAATTAATATTAGCAGCTTTAAAGAAAACAATGGCAGCTTGTAGTGTTGATGATCAAATTCAAGAAAGTAAAAATTTCAAGAAAATGGAAATTGGTTGGCCAACTGATGTACAACATTTAACTCATGTTACTTTTGATAGATTTCATGGTTTTTTAGGTCTtcctgttgaatttcaagttgaaaTCCCTAATAGAGTTCCAAGTGCCAG TGTTAGCGTTTTTGGTGTGTCAGCAGAGTCGATGCAGTGTTCTTATGATTCAAGAGGCAACAGTGTTCCAACAATTCTGTTGCTTATGCAGAAACGATTATATGATCAAGGAGGTCTAaag GCTGAAGGAATATTCCGTATAAACCCCGAGAACAGTCACGAGGAGCATGTGCGGGACCAGCTAAACAGAGGCATGGTTCCCGAAGACATCGAGGTTCATTGTCTTGCAGGCTTAATTAAAGCTTGGTTTAGGGAGCTGCCATGTGGCGTACTTGACGGGCTTTCGCCCGATGAAGTTCTAGAGTGTAACACTGAAGAAGAACGGGTCAAGCTTGTGAAACAGCTCGGGCCCACTGAAACTGCATTGCTTAATTGGGCTATCGATCTTATGTCTGATGTTGCTGAACAAGAAGAATCTAATAAAATGAATGCTAGAAATATCGCCATGGTTTTCGCCCCCAATATGACTCAG ATGTCGGATCCATTGACAGCTCTAATGCACGCGGTACAAGTGATGAACTTACTTAAGTCCTTAATCACAAAAACACTTAGAGAACGCGAAGAAAAGACTACCTTGACCGGAGATTTGTCGCCCACGTGGGGTCCACTCACAGATGACAATTTCAGCCGTCACGAAGAGATGCAAACTAGCTGTGAACTAAGACGGCAAGTATCATCGGAAGATGAAGAAGTAGACGAGCATCAACAATGTAGTGATGTCGAATCGTTAAGCAAGATGGAAGAAAGTTACTTGGAACAAATTAAAGAAAACAAAAAGGCGAAAGATGGTTTTAAGAAAGAACTTGAGGATTTGGTAACTGAACATATTAGTCCGAATAACAGATTCAATTCTAATCTGTAA
- the LOC139872657 gene encoding rho GTPase-activating protein 2-like isoform X2, which translates to MTEMVVVARGAGCGGAGVCGGCGSAGATKIGSSNEEETQLSLLQLILAALKKTMAACSVDDQIQESKNFKKMEIGWPTDVQHLTHVTFDRFHGFLGLPVEFQVEIPNRVPSASVFGVSAESMQCSYDSRGNSVPTILLLMQKRLYDQGGLKAEGIFRINPENSHEEHVRDQLNRGMVPEDIEVHCLAGLIKAWFRELPCGVLDGLSPDEVLECNTEEERVKLVKQLGPTETALLNWAIDLMSDVAEQEESNKMNARNIAMVFAPNMTQMSDPLTALMHAVQVMNLLKSLITKTLREREEKTTLTGDLSPTWGPLTDDNFSRHEEMQTSCELRRQVSSEDEEVDEHQQCSDVESLSKMEESYLEQIKENKKAKDGFKKELEDLVTEHISPNNRFNSNL; encoded by the exons ATGACAGAAATGGTGGTTGTAGCAAGAGGAGCTGGTTGCGGCGGCGCCGGTGTATGTGGCGGCTGTGGCTCCGCCGGTGCAACAAAAATAGGTTCTTCAAATGAAGAGGAAACTCAGTTATCTTTATTGCAATTAATATTAGCAGCTTTAAAGAAAACAATGGCAGCTTGTAGTGTTGATGATCAAATTCAAGAAAGTAAAAATTTCAAGAAAATGGAAATTGGTTGGCCAACTGATGTACAACATTTAACTCATGTTACTTTTGATAGATTTCATGGTTTTTTAGGTCTtcctgttgaatttcaagttgaaaTCCCTAATAGAGTTCCAAGTGCCAG CGTTTTTGGTGTGTCAGCAGAGTCGATGCAGTGTTCTTATGATTCAAGAGGCAACAGTGTTCCAACAATTCTGTTGCTTATGCAGAAACGATTATATGATCAAGGAGGTCTAaag GCTGAAGGAATATTCCGTATAAACCCCGAGAACAGTCACGAGGAGCATGTGCGGGACCAGCTAAACAGAGGCATGGTTCCCGAAGACATCGAGGTTCATTGTCTTGCAGGCTTAATTAAAGCTTGGTTTAGGGAGCTGCCATGTGGCGTACTTGACGGGCTTTCGCCCGATGAAGTTCTAGAGTGTAACACTGAAGAAGAACGGGTCAAGCTTGTGAAACAGCTCGGGCCCACTGAAACTGCATTGCTTAATTGGGCTATCGATCTTATGTCTGATGTTGCTGAACAAGAAGAATCTAATAAAATGAATGCTAGAAATATCGCCATGGTTTTCGCCCCCAATATGACTCAG ATGTCGGATCCATTGACAGCTCTAATGCACGCGGTACAAGTGATGAACTTACTTAAGTCCTTAATCACAAAAACACTTAGAGAACGCGAAGAAAAGACTACCTTGACCGGAGATTTGTCGCCCACGTGGGGTCCACTCACAGATGACAATTTCAGCCGTCACGAAGAGATGCAAACTAGCTGTGAACTAAGACGGCAAGTATCATCGGAAGATGAAGAAGTAGACGAGCATCAACAATGTAGTGATGTCGAATCGTTAAGCAAGATGGAAGAAAGTTACTTGGAACAAATTAAAGAAAACAAAAAGGCGAAAGATGGTTTTAAGAAAGAACTTGAGGATTTGGTAACTGAACATATTAGTCCGAATAACAGATTCAATTCTAATCTGTAA